One part of the Anaerotruncus rubiinfantis genome encodes these proteins:
- a CDS encoding GntR family transcriptional regulator, with protein sequence MKYDKFQYDRIFEILKNKIESGLMPKGTALPSYADLCREYKVSNKTIRRVVAMLIEAGLIETKERQLSVVIFDQANPESNSADNLEKPDIPVMTDILKTAEILCYPLICHGISLCGKNDWDIPEKIVRQLNPKQPKLFWKNSKRFWRFFIARCENELSLHAVDALGFLELEYRESNFGSRVAYQRALIDFINKSRIATPASDVIRNFLTEIHRITISRHDFQCYVPADSPFRIGVQGLDKWMKTAEVRYSSIYLDILGLIAIGYYQPGDRLPSHAQMQKQYGVSVNTTTQAIQCLQKWGVVEATRGRGIFVSANIHALNEIPLDPRLIASHIRRYFECLELLSLTVEGVAYHVANHASRAQMQDFIRNLDAAKKNMDLYQPAPIILLEFLTEQIPYEALQSIYRIILKNYRIGRKIPGLINSANASGKLEIHRKCVEAANTLLVGDQSAFAKQASEMFAYTHRLIIQECKRLDYWKTVKDIYDGSQLWK encoded by the coding sequence ATGAAATACGATAAATTTCAATATGACAGAATATTTGAAATTTTAAAGAACAAGATCGAATCCGGCTTGATGCCAAAAGGCACTGCGCTCCCCTCCTATGCCGATCTTTGCAGGGAGTACAAAGTCTCCAATAAAACGATACGCCGTGTGGTAGCAATGCTGATTGAAGCAGGGCTGATTGAGACGAAAGAGCGGCAGCTTTCTGTGGTTATTTTTGATCAGGCAAACCCGGAGAGCAATTCTGCGGATAATTTGGAAAAACCCGATATCCCGGTTATGACAGATATCCTAAAAACAGCGGAAATTCTCTGCTATCCGCTCATATGCCATGGGATTTCTCTGTGCGGCAAGAACGATTGGGATATTCCCGAAAAAATAGTTCGGCAATTGAATCCCAAACAGCCAAAACTCTTTTGGAAAAACTCGAAACGATTCTGGCGGTTTTTTATTGCCAGATGCGAAAATGAGTTAAGCCTTCATGCGGTTGACGCTCTCGGCTTTTTAGAACTGGAATATAGGGAAAGCAATTTTGGATCGCGTGTCGCATATCAGCGGGCGCTCATCGATTTTATAAACAAAAGCAGAATCGCGACTCCTGCAAGCGATGTGATCAGAAATTTCCTTACAGAGATTCACAGGATTACGATCTCACGGCATGATTTTCAATGTTACGTTCCCGCCGATTCCCCCTTTCGTATCGGTGTTCAGGGCCTTGATAAATGGATGAAAACAGCGGAAGTGCGTTATTCCAGCATATATCTGGATATTCTGGGACTTATTGCTATCGGCTATTATCAGCCTGGAGACAGGCTGCCGTCTCATGCTCAGATGCAGAAACAATACGGCGTCAGTGTGAACACGACTACGCAGGCTATCCAATGCCTGCAAAAATGGGGAGTTGTGGAAGCAACTCGAGGCAGAGGGATTTTTGTATCTGCCAATATACACGCGTTAAACGAGATCCCTTTGGACCCGCGGTTAATCGCCAGCCACATCAGAAGGTACTTTGAGTGTTTGGAGCTGCTTTCCCTTACGGTGGAAGGGGTAGCTTACCATGTTGCGAATCATGCCTCCCGCGCACAGATGCAGGATTTCATTCGGAATTTGGATGCCGCGAAAAAAAACATGGATTTATATCAGCCAGCGCCGATTATTCTGCTGGAATTTTTGACAGAGCAGATTCCATATGAAGCGCTGCAATCAATCTATCGGATTATACTCAAGAACTATCGAATTGGCCGAAAGATACCGGGACTGATAAACAGCGCCAATGCATCTGGAAAACTTGAGATACACCGCAAGTGTGTAGAAGCTGCAAACACACTGCTTGTCGGAGATCAAAGCGCGTTTGCAAAACAAGCCTCGGAAATGTTCGCGTACACCCATCGGCTTATCATTCAAGAGTGCAAAAGACTGGACTACTGGAAAACAGTTAAGGATATCTATGACGGCTCTCAGCTATGGAAATAA
- a CDS encoding ATP-binding response regulator — MKRGMNSKIKNAGAEVLLRLRWVTILLAVLFIFETLLFTATYRHLNQSIQNERVESISQMSTLISEKLLLLRQNYEDKVRQAALVIANNHVQSLEQGRELLLGFENLYLLAEDGTCTSLSGERIVPPESEEIKKLRTSDEIRTDYCTVQTKGDFWVFMAPLRNAAIDNKKLIGVLMLVDSNTYAEIAATALYENLGASYVVNQQGVIELRPTKATANDYFGGYNLLHTLREKKVDEQQILALQWGLEERQEVEIIANIDEETWRIQSFPESGGNSIVIVVPISITARTTFDAMRSVIIMIGLTLSTVVALALVWIFYYVKKGQQSELEQEKTRLKSDFMNKVSHDIRTPLTAVIGLNDLLLHNADKPDIVVDCAQKAKQSGEYLVSIINDVLDLSRIESGKLRVSHTAFDMKELLDTVVQLETYPAGEKALNFRLVCPGTFHRGFLGDAVRIKQCLINLISNAIKFTPEQGTVTLTYREVQENGNYTRARFIVEDTGIGMSEAFMRQMFHPFEQEESSLISANVGSGLGLAIVHSLVTLMNGTIQAESKLNQGSRFIIELPLEKTVLSETGPEDGRNGELPAYLHGKRILLAEDNEINREIVTALLTELGFVIDGVENGAEAVERFKNSTMGYYSIILMDIQMPVMNGLEAAAAIRGSAHMDGQSIPIIALSANAFEEDVEKSLACGMQAHISKPIEIEVIKKLFIRYIH, encoded by the coding sequence ATGAAAAGGGGAATGAACAGCAAAATCAAGAATGCCGGAGCGGAAGTTCTGCTGCGGCTCAGATGGGTGACCATTCTGCTGGCGGTACTTTTCATTTTTGAAACGTTGTTGTTTACCGCTACATATCGTCATTTGAACCAATCCATACAGAACGAGCGTGTCGAATCCATCAGTCAGATGAGCACCCTCATTTCAGAAAAGCTGCTTCTGCTGCGGCAAAATTATGAGGACAAGGTGAGGCAGGCGGCCCTGGTCATAGCGAACAACCATGTTCAATCGCTGGAGCAGGGGCGGGAGCTGCTCTTGGGCTTTGAGAACCTATACCTGCTGGCTGAGGACGGAACCTGCACCTCCCTTTCAGGAGAAAGAATCGTACCGCCCGAGTCGGAAGAAATCAAGAAGCTGAGAACCTCGGACGAAATCCGGACGGATTATTGCACCGTACAGACGAAAGGCGACTTTTGGGTCTTTATGGCTCCTCTGCGCAATGCCGCCATAGATAATAAAAAATTAATCGGCGTTTTAATGCTGGTGGATTCAAACACCTACGCAGAGATCGCAGCAACTGCGCTGTATGAGAATCTGGGAGCTTCCTATGTGGTGAATCAGCAGGGCGTGATTGAGCTGCGGCCAACCAAGGCAACCGCCAACGATTATTTTGGAGGATACAACCTGCTCCACACCCTGCGGGAAAAGAAGGTGGACGAGCAGCAGATACTTGCGCTGCAATGGGGGCTGGAAGAGCGGCAGGAAGTCGAAATTATAGCAAATATAGACGAAGAAACATGGCGGATACAAAGTTTCCCGGAAAGTGGGGGCAACAGCATCGTCATAGTAGTCCCCATTTCGATCACGGCCCGGACAACCTTTGACGCAATGCGCAGTGTGATCATTATGATTGGGCTTACCCTCTCAACCGTGGTGGCTCTGGCTCTGGTCTGGATTTTCTACTATGTGAAAAAGGGACAGCAAAGCGAGCTGGAGCAGGAAAAAACCAGATTGAAAAGCGATTTTATGAACAAAGTATCCCACGATATCAGGACACCGCTGACAGCCGTGATCGGATTAAACGATCTGCTGCTGCACAACGCGGATAAACCGGATATTGTGGTGGACTGTGCGCAAAAGGCGAAACAGTCCGGTGAATATCTTGTCTCCATTATCAATGACGTGTTGGATCTAAGCCGGATCGAAAGCGGAAAGCTGCGGGTTTCGCACACGGCTTTCGATATGAAGGAGCTGCTGGATACCGTTGTCCAGTTGGAAACTTATCCAGCGGGCGAGAAAGCGCTGAACTTCCGTCTGGTTTGTCCGGGTACATTCCACCGAGGTTTTTTGGGAGACGCCGTCCGCATCAAGCAGTGTCTCATCAATTTAATTTCCAATGCCATTAAATTTACGCCCGAGCAGGGAACCGTGACGCTTACATACCGGGAAGTACAGGAAAACGGGAATTACACCAGGGCCCGCTTTATCGTCGAGGACACCGGGATCGGCATGAGTGAAGCGTTTATGCGGCAGATGTTCCATCCCTTTGAGCAGGAAGAATCCTCTCTGATCTCCGCCAATGTGGGCAGCGGCTTGGGTTTGGCGATTGTGCACAGCCTTGTGACACTGATGAACGGCACAATCCAGGCGGAGAGTAAATTGAATCAGGGGAGCAGATTTATCATAGAGCTTCCCCTGGAGAAAACCGTGCTGAGCGAAACCGGCCCGGAAGATGGGCGCAACGGGGAGCTGCCCGCATATTTGCATGGCAAGAGAATCCTGTTGGCAGAGGATAACGAAATCAACCGTGAAATTGTCACAGCGCTTTTGACCGAGCTTGGCTTTGTGATCGACGGGGTGGAAAACGGCGCGGAAGCTGTGGAACGGTTTAAAAACTCCACCATGGGATATTATTCCATCATTTTGATGGATATCCAAATGCCGGTGATGAATGGCCTGGAAGCCGCTGCCGCAATTCGCGGATCGGCCCATATGGACGGACAGAGCATTCCCATTATCGCCCTGTCCGCAAACGCCTTTGAGGAGGATGTGGAGAAATCTCTCGCCTGTGGAATGCAGGCTCATATCAGTAAGCCGATAGAAATTGAGGTTATCAAGAAGTTATTTATCCGATACATACATTAA
- a CDS encoding extracellular solute-binding protein codes for MKTLRFFSLLLAGAMLLGLAGCANTPHKSEIESRFCADNEILTYEPVDFEKTIVTIGLYAPCSLGPIELAIEAEFPGVDVVALNQPSIPDIQTYAKHPRVQKDLTDIIITGFVKDAAVSGEIFYDLSAEDFTSRYNQSVLNDLSSDGRLYQLPINNSVQGIFYNKSLFEAHGWEIPQTIDEFYALCDEISAQGIRPFVPCFKYSMDGVGLGFSNRAVFSTMEKREQYDLFCNGQASCKGLLEPYFAVHKTLYDRGIVVEDDFSSSLTQNRRALYAGEIAMLPEQLTMFSLYEDEQPACEIDFFGYPSDIPGERWMQMSPGRSMALSKLSMEDPDKKQILLDIFAFLSTNEGQEALLEVFSGLSSVKSAQANLREEFWDIQNCIENGRIFFADKIGNDLHNQTMKAYLEGKLTLEQVIAETDALIKNISAAQKPEGSIGTATEDFTILETSSFIADAMRNATGAEIALIPHCVYYKGNFAKFYESDVTMLYRFYLRGLGAEDYLTTYEITGENLKALMEHPIINGEEINAMYAFSGLAMEYAPWRDQNENVIKLTLADGSEIEDTKRYTVAAWATSIDESYIASALAVHSELGKNIDLVTSAVKQEETISPAKDGRLTLVWDRD; via the coding sequence ATGAAAACGCTGCGTTTTTTCAGTCTGTTATTGGCGGGCGCCATGCTGCTGGGGTTGGCGGGCTGCGCCAACACGCCGCACAAATCGGAGATAGAGTCGCGTTTCTGCGCGGACAATGAGATTTTGACCTATGAGCCGGTGGATTTTGAGAAAACCATCGTCACCATCGGCCTATATGCCCCTTGCAGTCTAGGACCGATAGAGCTTGCCATTGAGGCTGAATTCCCCGGCGTTGACGTCGTTGCGCTGAATCAGCCCAGCATTCCCGACATTCAGACGTACGCAAAACATCCCCGCGTTCAAAAGGACTTAACGGATATTATCATTACAGGGTTTGTAAAAGACGCGGCGGTAAGCGGCGAGATTTTTTACGATCTGTCTGCGGAGGATTTTACCTCCCGGTATAATCAATCCGTTCTGAACGATTTAAGCTCCGACGGGAGGCTCTATCAGCTCCCGATCAATAACTCGGTGCAGGGCATCTTTTACAACAAAAGCCTGTTCGAGGCGCACGGCTGGGAAATCCCGCAGACAATCGATGAATTTTACGCCCTGTGCGATGAAATTTCCGCGCAGGGAATCCGTCCCTTTGTCCCCTGCTTTAAGTACTCCATGGATGGGGTCGGGCTGGGATTTAGCAATCGCGCCGTCTTTTCCACCATGGAAAAGCGGGAGCAGTATGACCTGTTCTGCAATGGTCAAGCCTCTTGCAAAGGCTTGCTGGAACCGTATTTTGCAGTGCACAAAACGCTCTATGACCGCGGCATCGTGGTGGAGGACGACTTCTCCTCCAGCCTGACACAAAACCGACGCGCCCTCTACGCGGGTGAGATCGCCATGCTGCCGGAACAGTTGACGATGTTTTCCCTGTACGAGGACGAACAGCCGGCGTGTGAGATCGACTTTTTCGGCTACCCATCCGATATTCCCGGGGAGCGGTGGATGCAGATGTCGCCGGGGCGCAGTATGGCGTTGTCGAAATTATCCATGGAGGATCCTGATAAAAAGCAGATCCTGCTGGACATCTTTGCGTTCCTCAGCACCAATGAGGGACAGGAAGCCTTGCTGGAAGTCTTTTCGGGTCTGAGCAGCGTGAAATCCGCCCAGGCAAACTTGAGAGAAGAATTTTGGGACATACAAAACTGTATTGAAAACGGGCGGATCTTTTTTGCGGACAAAATTGGAAACGATCTTCATAACCAAACGATGAAGGCATACTTGGAAGGCAAGCTGACCCTGGAGCAGGTCATTGCTGAAACGGATGCTCTGATTAAAAATATTTCAGCCGCCCAGAAGCCGGAGGGGTCCATCGGAACCGCCACCGAGGACTTTACCATCCTGGAGACCAGCAGCTTTATTGCCGACGCCATGCGCAACGCAACCGGGGCGGAGATCGCCCTCATCCCCCACTGTGTTTACTACAAAGGAAATTTTGCGAAATTCTATGAGAGCGACGTGACCATGCTGTACCGCTTTTATCTGCGGGGGCTGGGCGCCGAGGACTATCTGACCACCTATGAAATCACCGGGGAAAACCTGAAGGCGCTTATGGAACATCCCATCATCAACGGCGAAGAAATAAACGCCATGTATGCATTTTCCGGCCTCGCGATGGAATACGCCCCCTGGCGTGATCAAAACGAAAACGTCATAAAACTGACTTTGGCGGACGGCAGTGAAATTGAAGATACGAAGCGCTACACCGTCGCCGCCTGGGCGACCTCCATTGATGAATCCTATATCGCTTCTGCTCTAGCTGTCCACAGCGAGCTTGGCAAAAACATTGATCTGGTCACTTCCGCCGTCAAACAGGAAGAAACCATCTCTCCTGCGAAGGATGGCCGGCTTACCCTGGTGTGGGATCGTGATTAG
- the ppdK gene encoding pyruvate, phosphate dikinase gives MGKKFVYMFSEGNGKMRELLGGKGANLAEMTGLGMPVPQGFTVTTEACTQYYEDGKKINDAIQAEIYECLGKLEKIAGKKFGDMENPLLVSVRSGARASMPGMMDTILNLGLNDEVVEVVAKKTQNPRFAYDSYRRFIQMYSDVVMEVGKAYFEKLIDEMKTKKGVKLDTELTTDDLKELVRQFKAEYKAKKGVDFPSDPKEQLMGAIMAVFRSWDNPRAIYYRRMNDIPSSWGTAVNVQMMVFGNTGDNSGTGVAFTRNPATGEKKLFGEFLMNAQGEDVVAGVRTPQTIDQLKEIMPEAYNQFVEICGRLEKHYRDMQDMEFTIEDRKLFMLQTRNGKRTAAAALKIACDLVDEAMITEKEAVCMIDPKQLDALLHPQFDAKALKAAKPIGSALPASPGAACGRVVFTAEDATEWAKRGEKVILVRLETSPEDIEGMNYSQGILTVRGGMTSHAAVVARGMGTCCVSGCGDIIMDEENKQFTLGDKTYHEGDYISLDGSTGNIYGEAIPTVEADISGDFGRLMSWADQYRTMQVRTNADTPRDAAQALSFGAEGIGLCRTEHMFFEGERIKAMREMIVSKTEAQRRTALAKLLPYQRGDFEGIYEAMKGLPVTIRFLDPPLHEFLPTAEEDIQALAGEMNIPVEELKNTISSLHEFNPMMGHRGCRLAVSYPEIAEMQTQAVIEAALNVQKKHPDWKLIPEIMIPLVGEVKELAYVKGIVTKTADEIIEKSGVKLSYKVGTMIEIPRAALTADEIATEAEFFSFGTNDLTQMTFGFSRDDAGSFLDSYYDKKIYESDPFARLDQAGVGKLIKRACKLGRQTRPDIKLGICGEHGGDPSSVEFCCKLGLNYVSCSPFRVPIARLAAAQAAIKQKAASEN, from the coding sequence GTGGGAAAAAAATTCGTCTACATGTTCTCCGAAGGCAACGGCAAAATGCGTGAGCTTCTCGGCGGGAAAGGTGCGAACCTTGCAGAAATGACAGGTCTTGGAATGCCTGTCCCGCAGGGCTTCACCGTTACGACCGAAGCTTGCACCCAGTACTATGAGGACGGCAAGAAAATCAACGACGCCATTCAGGCCGAGATCTACGAGTGCCTTGGAAAGCTCGAAAAGATTGCCGGCAAAAAATTTGGCGACATGGAAAATCCGCTGCTCGTCTCGGTCCGTTCCGGCGCGCGCGCTTCGATGCCCGGCATGATGGATACCATCCTCAATCTGGGCCTCAACGACGAAGTCGTCGAAGTCGTCGCCAAAAAGACCCAGAACCCCCGTTTCGCTTACGACTCGTACCGCCGGTTCATCCAGATGTATTCCGACGTGGTCATGGAGGTCGGCAAGGCGTACTTTGAAAAGCTCATCGACGAGATGAAAACGAAAAAGGGCGTCAAGCTCGACACCGAGCTTACCACCGACGACCTCAAGGAGCTGGTCCGCCAGTTCAAGGCCGAATATAAGGCCAAAAAAGGCGTGGATTTCCCGTCCGACCCCAAAGAGCAGCTCATGGGCGCCATCATGGCGGTCTTCCGCTCCTGGGATAACCCCCGCGCCATCTATTACCGCCGCATGAACGACATCCCCTCCTCCTGGGGCACCGCGGTCAATGTCCAGATGATGGTCTTCGGCAACACCGGCGACAATTCCGGCACCGGCGTGGCCTTCACCCGCAACCCGGCCACCGGCGAAAAGAAACTCTTCGGCGAGTTCCTCATGAACGCGCAGGGCGAGGATGTCGTCGCCGGCGTGCGCACCCCGCAGACGATCGACCAGCTCAAGGAGATCATGCCGGAAGCCTACAACCAGTTTGTTGAAATCTGCGGCCGTCTCGAGAAGCATTACCGCGATATGCAGGACATGGAATTCACCATCGAAGACCGCAAGCTCTTCATGCTGCAGACCCGTAACGGCAAACGCACCGCCGCAGCCGCGCTTAAGATCGCCTGCGATCTGGTCGACGAGGCAATGATCACCGAGAAGGAAGCCGTCTGCATGATCGACCCGAAACAGCTTGACGCGCTGCTGCATCCGCAGTTCGACGCCAAAGCCCTCAAAGCCGCGAAGCCGATCGGCTCCGCGCTGCCCGCTTCCCCGGGCGCCGCCTGCGGCCGCGTGGTCTTTACCGCCGAGGACGCCACCGAGTGGGCCAAGCGCGGTGAGAAGGTCATCTTGGTCCGCCTGGAAACCTCTCCGGAGGACATCGAGGGCATGAACTACTCGCAGGGCATCCTGACCGTCCGCGGCGGCATGACCTCCCATGCGGCGGTGGTTGCGCGCGGCATGGGCACCTGCTGCGTCTCCGGCTGCGGCGACATCATCATGGACGAGGAAAATAAACAGTTCACCCTTGGCGACAAAACCTATCACGAGGGCGATTATATCTCGCTGGACGGTTCGACCGGCAATATCTACGGTGAAGCCATCCCGACCGTCGAGGCGGACATCTCCGGCGATTTTGGGCGTCTGATGAGCTGGGCGGACCAGTACCGCACCATGCAGGTGCGCACCAACGCCGATACCCCGCGCGACGCCGCGCAGGCGCTCTCCTTCGGCGCCGAGGGCATCGGGCTCTGCCGCACCGAGCACATGTTCTTTGAAGGCGAACGCATCAAGGCCATGCGCGAGATGATCGTTTCGAAAACCGAGGCGCAGCGCCGCACGGCGCTTGCCAAACTGCTGCCGTACCAGCGGGGCGATTTCGAAGGGATCTACGAGGCGATGAAAGGCCTGCCGGTCACCATCCGTTTCCTCGACCCGCCGCTGCATGAATTTCTGCCGACCGCCGAGGAGGATATCCAGGCGCTGGCCGGCGAGATGAACATCCCGGTGGAGGAGCTCAAAAACACCATCTCCTCGCTGCATGAGTTTAACCCCATGATGGGCCACCGCGGCTGCCGTCTGGCCGTCTCCTATCCGGAGATCGCCGAGATGCAGACCCAGGCAGTCATTGAGGCCGCCCTCAACGTCCAGAAGAAACATCCCGACTGGAAGCTCATTCCCGAAATCATGATTCCGCTGGTCGGAGAGGTCAAGGAGCTTGCCTATGTCAAAGGCATCGTGACCAAGACCGCCGACGAAATCATTGAAAAATCGGGCGTCAAGCTTTCCTACAAGGTCGGCACCATGATCGAAATCCCGCGCGCGGCGCTCACCGCCGACGAGATCGCGACCGAAGCCGAATTCTTCTCCTTCGGCACCAACGACCTGACCCAGATGACCTTCGGTTTCTCACGCGACGACGCGGGCTCCTTCCTCGACAGCTACTATGACAAGAAGATCTACGAGTCCGACCCGTTTGCCCGTCTCGACCAGGCTGGCGTTGGCAAGCTGATCAAACGCGCCTGCAAGCTCGGCCGTCAGACCCGCCCGGACATCAAGCTGGGTATCTGCGGCGAACACGGCGGCGACCCGAGCTCGGTCGAATTCTGCTGCAAACTCGGCCTCAACTACGTTTCCTGCTCGCCTTTCCGCGTGCCGATCGCAAGGCTCGCCGCGGCGCAGGCTGCCATCAAGCAAAAGGCGGCCAGTGAGAATTAA
- the glmU gene encoding bifunctional UDP-N-acetylglucosamine diphosphorylase/glucosamine-1-phosphate N-acetyltransferase GlmU yields the protein MDNRRTFAIILAAGDGKRMKSSRPKVLCEVLFKPMLRWVEDACRTAGIEEIYIVAGKDPDSLRAAVTPACHFVLQPERLGTGHAVMMARDALLRGGDVAVLNGDAPFVSAEVLIGALSQHRAAQNAVTVVTARIENPTGYGRVLRGEDGGVRAIVEERDATEAERAVTEINSGAYWFDAAFLREALEKLRPQNAQGEYYLTDAVGIAVREGLPVGGYLCADSDATLGANDRKALKQLNEIARQREIDRHLENGADIPCDDGIIIAPGVKIAPDAQILPGSILLGTTAIGAGSVIGPNSRIENSTIGAGSKILSSYVTDSTVGEDARIGPFTQLRPGSHVGDRVKIGDFVEIKNSTLGEGTSVAHLTYIGDSDVGRFCNFGCGVVTANYDGNRKYRTEIGDRAFIGCNTNLISPVKIGAGAYTAAGTTVTGKVPDGALAIGRVRQEIKEDWADKNIGFKKDQK from the coding sequence ATGGATAATCGACGTACCTTTGCGATCATCCTCGCGGCGGGCGACGGCAAACGGATGAAATCCAGCCGTCCCAAGGTGCTTTGCGAGGTGCTGTTCAAACCGATGCTCCGGTGGGTGGAAGACGCCTGCCGTACGGCGGGAATCGAAGAAATTTACATCGTGGCGGGCAAAGACCCCGACTCCCTGCGCGCCGCGGTCACCCCCGCATGCCATTTTGTCCTCCAGCCCGAACGGCTTGGCACCGGCCATGCGGTCATGATGGCGCGCGACGCGCTTCTGCGGGGCGGCGATGTGGCGGTTTTAAACGGCGACGCGCCGTTTGTGAGCGCCGAGGTGCTTATCGGCGCGCTCAGCCAGCACCGCGCCGCGCAAAACGCGGTCACGGTCGTGACCGCCCGGATTGAAAATCCGACCGGCTATGGCCGGGTTTTGCGCGGGGAGGACGGCGGGGTGCGCGCCATTGTGGAGGAACGGGACGCGACCGAAGCCGAACGCGCGGTGACGGAAATCAATTCCGGCGCGTATTGGTTTGACGCGGCGTTCCTCCGAGAGGCGCTCGAAAAGTTGCGGCCCCAGAATGCGCAGGGCGAATATTACCTGACCGATGCGGTTGGGATCGCGGTGCGGGAGGGGTTGCCGGTGGGCGGGTACCTCTGCGCCGACAGCGACGCGACGCTGGGCGCGAACGACCGCAAAGCGCTCAAGCAGCTCAATGAGATCGCGCGCCAGCGGGAGATCGACCGCCACCTTGAAAACGGCGCGGATATCCCGTGCGATGACGGGATTATCATCGCGCCGGGCGTCAAAATCGCGCCGGACGCGCAGATCCTGCCTGGAAGCATCCTACTGGGGACTACCGCGATTGGCGCGGGCAGCGTGATCGGCCCGAACAGCCGGATCGAAAATTCCACGATCGGCGCGGGCAGTAAAATTCTTTCCTCCTATGTCACCGATTCGACGGTGGGGGAGGACGCGCGCATCGGCCCGTTCACCCAGCTGCGCCCGGGAAGCCATGTGGGCGACCGGGTGAAGATCGGGGATTTTGTGGAGATCAAGAATTCCACGCTGGGCGAGGGCACTTCGGTGGCCCACCTGACCTACATCGGCGACAGCGATGTGGGGCGCTTCTGTAACTTTGGCTGCGGCGTGGTGACAGCCAATTACGACGGCAACCGTAAATACCGCACCGAAATCGGGGACCGGGCCTTCATCGGCTGCAACACCAATCTGATTTCTCCGGTGAAGATCGGCGCGGGAGCCTATACGGCGGCCGGTACGACGGTCACGGGCAAGGTGCCGGACGGCGCGCTCGCCATCGGGCGGGTGCGGCAGGAGATCAAGGAAGACTGGGCCGACAAAAATATCGGTTTCAAGAAGGATCAGAAGTGA
- a CDS encoding ribose-phosphate diphosphokinase — MNLHGKDIKIFSGNSNPEVAFQISRSLGLPLGKSEVKLFSDGEVSVSINESVRGSDVFVVQSTCSPVNDHLMELLIMIDAFKRASAGRITAVIPYFGYARQDRKAKARDPISAKLVADLISAAGADRVLTMDLHAAQIQGFFDIPVDHLLGVPLLAPYFGSRFSGRKEELVVVSPDLGSVTRARKFAERIDAPLAIIDKRRPKANVSEVMNIIGDVRGKRAIIIDDMIDTAGTLCNGAQAILEKGGATEVYACATHGVLSGPAFERIEKSCIKELVLLDTIPVPPEKQLDKITMLSVAPVFAEAIARIYEDKPVSPLFG, encoded by the coding sequence ATGAATCTGCATGGGAAAGACATCAAGATTTTCAGCGGCAATTCAAATCCGGAGGTGGCGTTTCAGATTTCCCGCAGCCTGGGGCTTCCACTGGGCAAAAGCGAAGTGAAGCTTTTTTCAGACGGGGAGGTTTCGGTATCCATCAATGAGAGCGTGCGCGGGTCGGATGTGTTTGTCGTGCAGTCCACCTGCAGCCCGGTCAACGACCATCTGATGGAACTGCTCATCATGATCGATGCTTTCAAACGCGCGTCGGCCGGGCGGATTACCGCGGTGATCCCGTATTTCGGATACGCGCGGCAGGACCGTAAGGCGAAGGCCCGCGATCCGATTTCCGCGAAGCTGGTGGCCGACCTCATCTCGGCGGCGGGCGCCGACAGGGTGCTCACAATGGACCTGCATGCGGCGCAGATTCAGGGTTTTTTCGATATTCCGGTAGACCATCTGCTGGGCGTGCCGCTGCTCGCGCCGTATTTCGGCTCGCGTTTTTCCGGGAGGAAGGAGGAGCTGGTGGTTGTTTCACCCGATCTGGGATCGGTTACACGGGCGCGCAAGTTCGCCGAACGCATCGACGCGCCGCTCGCGATCATCGATAAGCGCCGCCCGAAGGCAAACGTCTCGGAGGTCATGAACATCATCGGCGATGTGCGCGGCAAACGGGCGATCATCATCGACGATATGATTGATACCGCGGGAACTCTCTGCAACGGCGCCCAGGCGATTTTGGAAAAGGGCGGCGCCACTGAGGTCTACGCCTGCGCTACCCACGGGGTGCTTTCCGGCCCGGCGTTCGAGCGGATCGAAAAAAGCTGCATCAAGGAACTGGTGCTGCTCGATACGATCCCGGTCCCGCCGGAGAAGCAGCTTGATAAGATCACAATGCTTTCGGTCGCGCCGGTTTTTGCCGAGGCGATCGCCCGAATCTATGAAGACAAGCCGGTTTCGCCGCTTTTCGGCTGA